The proteins below come from a single Miscanthus floridulus cultivar M001 chromosome 1, ASM1932011v1, whole genome shotgun sequence genomic window:
- the LOC136542755 gene encoding uncharacterized protein isoform X3 gives MRKCLEYDESKFKIPAHLYSTLKKRAYPVQRAPALCRVWGRVSVASLTLACAMRGDRDSNPGPSGHRRDQQVKAMEIKVVAMDKTSHSSFMSAFGGQMKTNIMKRFRVSGASLLLGPRNMPTLGMCAS, from the exons ATGCGGAAATGCTTGGAATATGATGAAAGCAAATTTAAAATCCCTGCCCACCTTTACAG TACtctaaaaaaaagggcgtacccagtgcagagagctcccgctctgtgcagggtctggggaagagtgtcagtggcaagccttaccctcgcctgtgcaatgcgaggagaccgcgactcgaacccgggaccttccggtcacaggcg AGATCAGCAGGTGAAGGCTATGGAAATTAAAGTTGTTGCCATGGACAAGACCAGTCATTCATCATTCATGTCAGCTTTTGGTGGACAAATGAAGACAAACATTATGAAGCGATTTCGCGTGAGTGGTGCTAGCTTACTACTTGGACCTCGCAACATGCCAACATTAG GTATGTGTGCATCCTAG
- the LOC136542755 gene encoding uncharacterized protein isoform X2: MRKCLEYDESKFKIPAHLYSTLKKRAYPVQRAPALCRVWGRVSVASLTLACAMRGDRDSNPGPSGHRRDQQVKAMEIKVVAMDKTSHSSFMSAFGGQMKTNIMKRFRVSGASLLLGPRNMPTLEPGMCAS; the protein is encoded by the exons ATGCGGAAATGCTTGGAATATGATGAAAGCAAATTTAAAATCCCTGCCCACCTTTACAG TACtctaaaaaaaagggcgtacccagtgcagagagctcccgctctgtgcagggtctggggaagagtgtcagtggcaagccttaccctcgcctgtgcaatgcgaggagaccgcgactcgaacccgggaccttccggtcacaggcg AGATCAGCAGGTGAAGGCTATGGAAATTAAAGTTGTTGCCATGGACAAGACCAGTCATTCATCATTCATGTCAGCTTTTGGTGGACAAATGAAGACAAACATTATGAAGCGATTTCGCGTGAGTGGTGCTAGCTTACTACTTGGACCTCGCAACATGCCAACATTAG AACCAGGTATGTGTGCATCCTAG
- the LOC136542755 gene encoding uncharacterized protein isoform X1 encodes MTPLCSFLRLPLGSIFVNLFLFFSLSYILIVRKTEAEATTFSLFLPLNGYKLIWENITVCSTECIGRLVNYFWSAYLYKCGNAWNMMKANLKSLPTFTGAYPKRMHTYSKKKGVPSAESSRSVQGLGKSVSGKPYPRLCNARRPRLEPGTFRSQARSAGEGYGN; translated from the exons ATGACGCCATTGTGTTCATTTCTGAGGTTACCTCTTGGTTCCATCTTTGTCaacttatttttatttttttcactcTCCTACATACTAATTGTTAGGAAAACAGAGGCAGAGGCGACCACCTTCTCTCTTTTCCTCCCTCTGAATG GCTACAAATTAATTTGGGAAAACATAACAGTATGCTCCACTGAATGCATTGGACGCTTGGTAAACTACTTCTGGAGTG CTTATCTGTATAAATGCGGAAATGCTTGGAATATGATGAAAGCAAATTTAAAATCCCTGCCCACCTTTACAGGTGCCTACCCAAAAAGGATGCACACA TACtctaaaaaaaagggcgtacccagtgcagagagctcccgctctgtgcagggtctggggaagagtgtcagtggcaagccttaccctcgcctgtgcaatgcgaggagaccgcgactcgaacccgggaccttccggtcacaggcg AGATCAGCAGGTGAAGGCTATGGAAATTAA
- the LOC136542742 gene encoding uncharacterized protein codes for MGTGEGPPPARRAISGRRRRRWLDGEEEEEDDEYVLEEGEEEDCAEELRASSAGEEGEDSDAEYQEEAEDDDEIETPRPKRPAKGSDRGRKGKVDPAAARSRRWKYEEDEDYEEEVDEDDEVEEYHDELEEVEEEEEVAPPRPKSIAKCGARGRNVKLSPAVKRSHKRKQEEDDEDIDFDPELDDEEDELDKDIDFDPDVNVKLSPAAKRSHKRKQEGDDEDMDFDPDLDDEEDELDEDIDFDPDVDSDEEDEYQDEEEEELVSTRARKVTVKNPAKRKSNSKRRTLKKKKKNRGSKVSRRKGASAKVKKSAPVKRWRKRYDYDDEDVDEDGDDDFIVDDDKVIVNRHPRKKARTGSGRETEVDPQASIEEETWPDVESDTSDFEFATSDEEPNNVEAPVVEQITVRKGRKKRISGSESSSDSEFVVSDKELEELREPEPPKAAPVLPAPLRRICITRHGEGKGKEKQELEEAGKPICGICLSEEQRATIQGVLNCCSHYFCFACIMEWSRVESRCPLCKQRFTTITKSSKVDLGLGVRKAVIKVEERDQVYQPTEEEIRRWLDPYENVVCIECNQGGDDSLMLLCDICDSSAHTYCVGLGREVPEGNWYCGGCRLGDEGPSYTGIQRTVAYERQNYRNHVDSSSVSFGMAAPSGTFERPPSINPRHSFQGIDLNLSPREFPGESHPAESQVSTDSVSTPTGRRTVSGRRQIHRYIRILLSRPRPPSRPDVYHNIAHHSGVPRTEPIRWNLPSSSEANTSQNLPDGIQNHHSGLPFVQGHSNFAPFMSLEGDDF; via the exons ATGGGGACTGGAGAGgggccgccgccggcgaggcgGGCCATCAGCGGTaggcgccgccgccggtggctggacggagaggaggaggaggaggacgacgagtaTGTGCTGGAGGAGGGGGAAGAAGAGGATTGTGCGGAGGAGCTCCGCGCCTCGAGCGccggcgaggagggggaggattCAGACGCCGAATACCAGGAGGAGGCAGAGGACGACGACGAGATCGAGACGCCGCGCCCCAAGCGACCAGCAAAGGGCAGCGACCGAGGGCGTAAGGGAAAGGTGGATCCAGCCGCCGCACGATCTCGGCGCTGGAAgtatgaggaggacgaggactacGAGGAGGAGGTTGACGAAGACGACGAGGTGGAGGAGTACCACGATGAGCTCGAGGAGgtcgaggaggaggaagaagtggCACCACCACGGCCGAAGAGCATTGCAAAATGCGGTGCCCGTGGCCGGAATGTCAAGCTGTCTCCAGCAGTAAAGCGATCTCACAAGCGAAagcaggaggaggacgatgaggaTATTGACTTTGACCCCGAGTTGGATGACGAGGAGGATGAGTTAGATAAGGACATTGATTTTGATCCCGATGTGAATGTCAAGCTGTCTCCAGCAGCAAAGCGATCTCACAAGCGAAAGCAGGAGGGGGACGATGAGGATATGGACTTTGACCCCGATTTGGATGACGAGGAGGATGAGTTAGATGAGGACATTGATTTTGATCCCGATGTGGATAGTGATGAGGAGGATGAGTATCaagacgaggaggaagaggaactgGTTTCTACCCGTGCCAGAAAGGTAACTGTAAAGAATCCGGCGAAGCGAAAGTCCAATTCAAAGCGGCGAAcactaaagaagaagaagaaaaatagggGATCCAAGGTTTCTAGGCGGAAGGGGGCTTCAGCTAAAGTGAAGAAGTCAGCACCCGTTAAGAGGTGGAGAAAGCGTTATGACTATGATGATGAGGATGTGGATGAGGATGGGGATGATGACTTCATTGTGGACGATGATAAGGTCATTGTGAATCGGCACCCCAGGAAGAAGGCCAGGACAGGGAGTGGGAGGGAGACAGAGGTGGACCCTCAAGCATCCATTGAGGAAGAGACATGGCCAGACGTTGAGTCAGACACATCGGACTTTGAGTTCGCAACGTCTGATGAAGAACCTAACAATGTTGAGGCACCTGTAGTTGAGCAGATTACAGTCAGaaaagggaggaagaagaggatatcTGGGTCAGAGTCATCCTCGGATTCTGAATTTGTTGTATCAGATAAGGAATTGGAGGAATTGAGGGAGCCTGAGCCTCCAAAGGCTGCGCCAGTTCTCCCTGCACCCTTGAGAAGGATTTGTATTACAAGGCATGGAGAAGGCAAGGGAAAGGAGAAGCAGGAACTGGAGGAAGCTGGGAAGCCAATATGTGGGATCTGCCTCTCAGAGGAGCAGAGAGCTACTATACAGGGCGTCCTCAATTGTTGCTCACACTACTTTTGCTTCGCGTGCATCATGGAATGGTCTAGGGTTGAGTCGAGATGCCCATTGTGTAAGCAGCGGTTCACTACAATCACCAAGTCATCAAAGGTAGATCTTGGTCTTGGAGTGAGAAAAGCTGTAATCAAGGTCGAAGAGCGTGATCAG GTTTATCAGCCCACTGAAGAAGAAATAAGGCGTTGGCTAGACCCATATGAGAATGTCGTTTGTATTGAGTGCAATCAAGGTGGTGATGATAGTCTCATGCTACTATGTGACATTTGTGATTCCTCAGCGCATACATATTGCGTTGGCTTGGGAAGAGAAGTGCCTGAAGGAAACTGGTACTGTGGAGGATGTAGACTCGGTGACGAAGGACCATCATATACTGGAATTCAGCGTACAGTGGCTTATGAAAGACAAAATTACAGAAATCATGTCGATAGTAGTTCTGTAAGTTTTGGCATGGCTGCACCAAGTGGCACATTTGAAAGGCCGCCGTCAATCAACCCTCGCCATTCTTTTCAAGGGATTGATCTAAATCTATCTCCAAGAGAGTTTCCTGGAGAATCACATCCGGCTGAATCACAAGTTTCAACTGATAGCGTATCAACTCCCACTGGAAGAAGAACTGTTTCAGGAAGGCGACAAATACATCGGTACATTCGGATTTTGCTGTCCAGACCAAGGCCACCTAGTAGACCAGACGTATACCACAATATTGCGCATCACAGTGGTGTACCAAGAACTGAACCAATCCGCTGGAACTTACCTTCTTCATCAGAAGCAAACACATCACAGAATCTGCCTGATGGCATTCAGAACCATCACAGTGGCCTTCCATTTGTTCAAGGTCACAGCAATTTTGCTCCATTCATGTCCCTAGAAGGGGATGATTTCTAG